Sequence from the Rhizomicrobium sp. genome:
GCGGAAGGTGCCGACCTCGTGGTGGATGGCCGCGGGCTGCGACTGCAAGGCTATGAAGACGGCTTTTTCCTCGGCGGCAGCTTGTTCGATCATGTGCGCCCGGACATGCGCATCTATAAGGAAGAGATTTTCGGACCTGTGCTTTCCGTTGTGCGCGCAAAAAGTTTCGACGACGCGCTGGGCCTGGTGAATGCGCATGAGTTCGGCAACGGCACCGCGATCTTCACCCGCGATGGCGACGCCGCCAGCACCTTCCTCTCCGACGTCCAGGCCGGGATGGTCGGCATCAACGTGCCGATCCCCGTGCCGATGGCGTTCCACTCCTTCGGTGGCTGGAAGCGGTCCCTGTTCGGAGACCACCATATGCATGGCCCGGAGGGCGTCCGCTTCTACACGCAGCTCAAGACCGCGACCATGCGCTGGCCGACGGGAATCCGCGCCGGCGCGGAATTCGTCATGCCGACGATGAAATGACGGAGCGCTCTTCTTGATTTGTTTTTGATCCCGGATTTGAGGGGGCATCTTTTTCAGTCGATGCAGCACCAATCCGAAGACGGTCGCGAAGCGGAAGAGGCGCGGACCGTCGGCCCGCAACCACGCCATGATCGCGAAGAGCGAGCCTTTGCGGCTCTCGCCCGTTTCAACCTCACGCCGGCACCGCTTGTCAGCATCAACGATCTGCTCTCGCAGAGGGGACGGCTCTTCTGCTGGAAAGAGACGCCCATGACTGGCAGCCGGAAAGATCTGACCTCGTCACGCTGGCCCGCTCGGCGCGACCTTTCAATCCGGCCGCGATTCCGCGAAAATGATGGGATGCATGGGTATCAGCCGGAAAGTGGGTATTTCGGCGGGTACCACCACGAAAGTTAACCAAATAAATCAGATAGATAGGTGCGATTTGCTACTGCTCATCGTACGTCAGCGAGCCGCCGATTCTGCGCCGGTATCGATCGAAGGTGCGCAAAACACATTCGTCAAAAGCGGAATCGATTACTGACGCTCCTTGTGTGGGCAAAGGCGGTTTCCCGCGCGCGACGACCTGACGCTGCGTGGCATGGCGACGATCCTCCGCTATATTATAACCGCCAGAGTGATCGGTGACGGCGCAGACTATGAGTACCGCTATGTGGGAGACGCTGAAAGACAGGCCTTCAACAGGTACTTCAAAGGGATACGCATCACGCAGATAGAGGCTCATGTACCGGAATTCGAGCGGATACTTAGAAGCGTATACGAACAAGTTCGTTCGACCGGTACGCCATACCTCACCCGCGGGCCTTTAGATCACGAGCCGCAAGACTCTTTAGTGCAATATCATGAGGCCGCCTTTCCGCCTCTTGGTATCAGTGATGCAGCGGTCGATCACCTTCGAGTCTTTAAGCAATCAACGCTGCGTGGGCACATCTGCACCAGCATCAAGCACTACCTTGTCGCCATCGTCTCCTGGCGAGATGCCTCAGGAATCCGCCGCGTCCTTGGTCCGATATTTTACTTGACGTTGATACATTTCAGACATTCCGCGCCTCCTCTTCCCAAGTTTGCGTCTCCGGACGCGAAATTCGCCCGGGCCAAGCGTGATATTTTCCTGAACATCACGCGCCCGCGAAGCCCATTTGACGGCCCACACCTGTCGCGGCGGGCCGATCAGCCGAACGTGAATGAGAACGCCTGAACGCCGGGATCCAGGAACTTGATCGCGAAGGTTCGGCCGCCGACCGGGCCGTTCTGCCGAACCAGCTGATAGAGCCGCTGTCCGGTGATCGTGCCGGACCCGTTCTGGTCGGTGTCGGCGCCGTGGTCCGCGCCGGGCGGCGCGCCGTCGATCGTCACCCGGAACCGCACCGGCTTGCCGTCCGGTCCGGGACCCATCACCAGATGCAGGTCGCGGGCGTAGAAGCGGAAGACGATCTCGCCCGGCGCGCGGGCGAGCGCGGCGTGCTCGCCGGAGATGGTCCAGGTCCCGACCAGGCCCCATTGGTTGAGCTGGAGCGAAGTCGGCACGGCATAAGACTGCGGCGCATCGAATAACGGCGTGCCCGAGGCGAAATTCTCGGCGCGCGCGTAGCCGATATAGGTCTCCGGCGACTGCATGTCGGCGTTGTCGGCGGCGGCCAGGGCGCCGGTGGCCTGCGGATTGACGATGCCCGCCGGCACGTTCCGGTAGCCGGCTTCCTTCAGGAGCTTCTGGATCACCCTTTCGGAATCGTCGTACGCGCCTTCGCCGAAATGATGGTGGCGGATGCGGCCCTGCGCGTCGATGAAGTAGTGCGCCGGCCAATATTCGTTGTGGAACGCCTGCCAGATCTTCAAGTCGTCGTCCAAGGCGACCGGATAGGTCACGCCGAGATCGCGAACCGCGGTCTTCACGTTGTCGAGGTCCTTCTCGAAGGCAAATTCCGGCGCGTGCACGCCGATCACGACCAGGCCGTGATCCTTGTACTTCGCCGCCCAGGCGCGGATATAGGGCAAAGCGCGCAGGCAGTTGATGCAGGAGTACGTCCAGAAATCCACCAATACGACCTTGCCGCGCAACTGCGCTGGCGTCAGCGGCGGCGCGTTCAGCCAGGTCGTCGCGCCGCCAAGCGACGGGAACGTGCCCTCGACCGGAAGATCGCTGCCCGCCACCGCCACGGTCGTCACCTTGCGCTCCGGCATGGCCTTGTCGACAAGCACCTGTTCGAGGCCCGCCGTCCGGGCGAGCGACAGCCGCGCCAGGATGCCGGTGTCCAGTCCCAGCGCGATGGCGACCACGCCCAGAAGCACCGCGACGCCCAGCCCGCGCCTGATCCATTCGCCGGCGCCCAGGGATTTCTTCATGAACGCAAAGACGCGGCCGCCGACCAGAAGCGCCGCCGCGAGCGACGTCGCGGCGCCGGCCGCATAGGCAAACAGCAGCAGCGTCGTGCTGGCGCTCGCGCCCTTGATCGCCGCGCCGGTCAGGATCAGACCGAGAATGGGCCCGGCGCACGGCGCCCAGAGCAGGCCGGTGGCGACGCCCAGCAAGAGCGAGGCGCCGATATTGCCGTTTCCGTCGCCAGTATCGCCGGTCCGCCGGCTGAGCCGGTCGCCGAACGCAACGAGCGGCCGCGTCAGCCGCTCGGCGAGCGAATCCGAAAGCAGCGTGAGCCCGAAAAACGCGAGCAGGATCAGCGCGGCGATCCGGCCATACTGGTTCGCGTGGATGGCCCAACTGCCGCCCAGCGTCGCAAGCGTCGCGATGGCGGCGAAGGTGAGCGCCATGCCCAGCAACAGCGGCAACCCCGAACGCACAAAGGGCTGATCGGCGCGCGCGAACACGAACGGCAGGACCGGCAGGATGCAGGGGCTGACGATCGTCAGGACGCCGCCGAGATACGACAACAAGAGCAAAATCACGGCGACCCTCCCTCTCGCGGACCGCGCTGTGCCGTCGCGAGGCCGTCCGTCCGGCAAGAGGCGAGCTTCGCCTCAAATCGCGTGATATCCAATGGGATATCACGCGAATGTTGGCGCGGCGCGCCGTCAGAACAGCGCCGCCGCCTTGGTGAGGGCGATATAAAGGCCGATCAGGAACGGAACGCCCACCGCCAGCCACGCCACGACGCCGAGCGCGCCGAGCCCGCCCCGCGCCGCGGTAGCGGCATCGGCCGTCACGCGGTCTTCATGCTGCAGCGCCCGTTCGCGCGCCAGCTGTTCCTCGGTCATGTAGTTCTTCTCGTTGACCGGCCGCACGAACAGGTTGCACAGCAGGCCGACGAACAGAAGGCCGGCCATGATGTAGAGCGTCCCGTCATAGACGAGCGCTTTCGGCACGCCATGCGCAAGCTGGGTGTCGCGCAGGCCCGCGATCAGCGCCGGTCCCGCCACGCCGGCGACCGACCAGGCGGTGATGAGCCGGCCATGGATGGCGCCGACCATCTGCGTGCCGAAGATATCGGCGAGATAGGCCGGAAGGGTGGCGAAGCCGCCGCCATACATCGTGATGATGATGCAGACCGAGGCCACGAACGCGGTCGCAAGACCCATATGGCCCCAGGTCGGCAGCAGACAGTAGAGGACGATGCCGAGAATGAAGAACACGAAATAGGTGTTCTTCCGGCCGAGATAATCCGACAGCGAGGCCCAGAACAGCCGGCCCAGGCTGTTGAAGAGGCTGATCAGGCCGACCAGTCCCGCCGCGGCGGCGACGATCGCCGCCTTTTGCAGGTCGGTGAGCGCGGTATGCGCGGCCAGACCGAGCAGCCGGCCGCCGAACACCTCCTGCAGCATCGGGCTCGCCATCGAGATCACGGCGATGCCGGCGGTGACGTTCATGCACAACACGCCCCAGATCAGCCAGAATTGCGGCGTCTTCCATGCGACGTTCAGATGGACATGGCGGCCGGTGATCATGCCGCTGTTCGCGGCGGCCGGTTGGGTCCAGCCGGCGGGCTTCCAGCCGACCGGCGCGACGCGGAAGCCGAAGGCGCCGAGCGCCATGGCGACGAAATAGATCGCGCCCATGACCATCAGCGTGCTCGACACGCCCGACGTCCCGTCGGTCGCGAAGCGCGCCATCAGCCACACCGCGAGCGGCGAGCCGATCATCGCGCCGCCGCCATAGCCCATGATGGCGAAGCCGGTCGCCATGCCGCGGCGGTCGGGAAACCATTTGATCAGGGTCGAGACCGGCGTGATGTAGCCCAGCCCCTGCCCGATGCCGCCGATGAAGCCGCAGCCGAGATAGACCAGCCAGAGCTGGTGGATCAGCACGCCATAGCCGCCGAGGATCAGTCCGCCGCCCCAGCACAACGCGGCGTAGAGCCCGGCCCGGCGCGGCCCGGCGCGCTCCAGCCAGCCGCCCCAGATCGCCGCCGAGATGCCCAGCATGGCGATGAAGGTCTCGAAGATGTGGGTGACGTCGGCAACCGACCAGTTGCAATTGCTCGCCGTCAACTCGGCGAGGAATCCGCCCGAGCAGGCGGCCGCGCCGGGCAGCATCTTGCTCATCGGCAGCCAGAACACGCTGAAGCCATAGGCCATGCCGATGCACAGATGGATGGCGAGCGCCGCCGGCGGCACCAGCCAGCGGTTGAAGGCGGGGCCCGCGATGGTGCGCTCGCGCGCGAGGAAACTCGAGCCTCCGGTGCCGGAAAGGGTCGTGCTGGTCATGAGGTCTCCCGATTTTATTGGATTGGATAGGGTCGATGCGAAAGGATGCGGTGATAGACGAAGGCGCCGGCGACGATCAGCACCGCGCCCGCGAGCACCGGCGACAGCAGGAACGTCCATCCCGCCTTGGCCAGGATCGCCACGATGGGATCGGCGCCGGCCGGCGGGTGCAGCGTGCCGGTCAATTCCATGAGCGCGATGGAAAGCCCGACCGCGAGCGCGAAGCTCCACGGCGTGGCGCCGAGCAGCGCGTAAGCCGAAAGGCCGACCGTGGCGGACACCAGATGCCCGCCGATCACATTGCGCGGCTGCGCCAGGGGGCTGTGCGGCAGCGCGAACACCAGCACGCAGCTCGCCCCGAACGGCGCGATGAGAAGCATCGTGTGCAGGCTCGCGCTCGCCTGCGCCAGCAGGAAGATCACGATGAACCCGCCGAGGCCGGAAACCGCCGCG
This genomic interval carries:
- a CDS encoding cytochrome c biogenesis protein DipZ — its product is MILLLLSYLGGVLTIVSPCILPVLPFVFARADQPFVRSGLPLLLGMALTFAAIATLATLGGSWAIHANQYGRIAALILLAFFGLTLLSDSLAERLTRPLVAFGDRLSRRTGDTGDGNGNIGASLLLGVATGLLWAPCAGPILGLILTGAAIKGASASTTLLLFAYAAGAATSLAAALLVGGRVFAFMKKSLGAGEWIRRGLGVAVLLGVVAIALGLDTGILARLSLARTAGLEQVLVDKAMPERKVTTVAVAGSDLPVEGTFPSLGGATTWLNAPPLTPAQLRGKVVLVDFWTYSCINCLRALPYIRAWAAKYKDHGLVVIGVHAPEFAFEKDLDNVKTAVRDLGVTYPVALDDDLKIWQAFHNEYWPAHYFIDAQGRIRHHHFGEGAYDDSERVIQKLLKEAGYRNVPAGIVNPQATGALAAADNADMQSPETYIGYARAENFASGTPLFDAPQSYAVPTSLQLNQWGLVGTWTISGEHAALARAPGEIVFRFYARDLHLVMGPGPDGKPVRFRVTIDGAPPGADHGADTDQNGSGTITGQRLYQLVRQNGPVGGRTFAIKFLDPGVQAFSFTFG
- a CDS encoding OFA family MFS transporter; this encodes MTSTTLSGTGGSSFLARERTIAGPAFNRWLVPPAALAIHLCIGMAYGFSVFWLPMSKMLPGAAACSGGFLAELTASNCNWSVADVTHIFETFIAMLGISAAIWGGWLERAGPRRAGLYAALCWGGGLILGGYGVLIHQLWLVYLGCGFIGGIGQGLGYITPVSTLIKWFPDRRGMATGFAIMGYGGGAMIGSPLAVWLMARFATDGTSGVSSTLMVMGAIYFVAMALGAFGFRVAPVGWKPAGWTQPAAANSGMITGRHVHLNVAWKTPQFWLIWGVLCMNVTAGIAVISMASPMLQEVFGGRLLGLAAHTALTDLQKAAIVAAAAGLVGLISLFNSLGRLFWASLSDYLGRKNTYFVFFILGIVLYCLLPTWGHMGLATAFVASVCIIITMYGGGFATLPAYLADIFGTQMVGAIHGRLITAWSVAGVAGPALIAGLRDTQLAHGVPKALVYDGTLYIMAGLLFVGLLCNLFVRPVNEKNYMTEEQLARERALQHEDRVTADAATAARGGLGALGVVAWLAVGVPFLIGLYIALTKAAALF
- a CDS encoding HPP family protein, which gives rise to MSIQDDASKLGPEPLPSLARKLGFAAVSGLGGFIVIFLLAQASASLHTMLLIAPFGASCVLVFALPHSPLAQPRNVIGGHLVSATVGLSAYALLGATPWSFALAVGLSIALMELTGTLHPPAGADPIVAILAKAGWTFLLSPVLAGAVLIVAGAFVYHRILSHRPYPIQ